One Arachis hypogaea cultivar Tifrunner chromosome 2, arahy.Tifrunner.gnm2.J5K5, whole genome shotgun sequence genomic window, AGCAAATCCTCGGCCTCCCGAACTTCGCCTCCGCCGACTCTACCCTCGCCGGAGGAACCGGCGCCTCCTCTCTCGCCGCCGCCGCCGCAGCTGCAGCTGCTGCTTCTCCAGCGGCGCCGATGATGCTTCAGCTAAGCTCTGACGACGCCTCCGCCGCGTACCTCGTCGGAGCCACCGCAGGTGGTGGTTTCCACCCGCCTCCGGTGTACGAGCTTGGGCTGAGCCTGGAGCAAGGGAATGGAGGAGGGTTCTTGAAGCCTGAGGATGCTTCTGGAAGTGGAAAACGGTTTCGTGACGACGTTGTTGATGGAAGAGCTAAGAATGTAACAAtcattttctcttctttctcttaatttttagaaaattagtgaaattctatttctagaaatatttgtttatttattttctttgtgtGCGCGAGCAtttgttgctttttgtttctgtAGTGTGTTGAAAATTGATactgagagtgagagtgaggttAGTGCTTCAATGATTtcaaattcagtataatatggtAGTTTGCTTTATACTTTGAGTAAACAAAAAGAATTCATGTTTTTGtttatgctttctttttttttgtttttggtccaTGCGATTTATTTTGTTGTATTTTATCTCTGAGATTTGAGAGGGTTTATAGCTTTGGTGTATCTAGCTTTATAGTGTAGAAACAGGGTGAGCCTTGGCATGGGTATGTAGGTTCATTCTTCTCAGACACCACTATATAGGAGCTTCATGCACTGGCTTGGAGAATAAGACTTGAGAGTTAAGTTTAGCGAGGGGTAAGAAAGGTGATGATCttatttgatgaatttggtttttgtATTTTGTTCGATGGCAGTGGCTGAACTGATAAGGAAGGAGGGTTTTAATTTCTTGTCTTGTGTCTAACAAGTAACAAGTGAGAATTTGTTGGTGGCATGGGAGTTGGTGTTCATAGAGAAATGAAAGATGTAAAGGGAATGTTATTGCAGAAAATAGAAGATGGAAAGTTATGTTGAGCATTGTTTATATGTGAATATGCTAGGTGTTTCCTCGGTTTCGGCTTTATGCTAACTTACTAAGCCTATATAGTAGTGAAAGAAATTAGAGAACATTTAGTTTGGATTTAATAGAATCAACACCCAAGTGTTGAATGGTACTTTTTCTGCAAAAATTGAATCTCAGAAATAAGACTCTTCAACATGCTGATGTAGTGGTACGTTTCTTGGGCATGCTTTTGTTGATGCTGACTTGCTATAGGGTCAACGAGTGCTCATATTCAAATTTTTGTACTTGGTGTCTGGATCTTCGTTGTGGTACTTTAGTTGGCGTATATAGCCTTTTAACATAATGCAGGAAGGGTTCGAGATGAAGATGAGTGTATTATGACTGTAAGATGGGAGCTCAATCTTAATACATTACTAAAACCCTGTTAAAATTGTTCTCATGGAAGTGATTTAACATTCTGCAAATATGATACATTTAAAACTCAGCTATTCAGGTCTGGGGTTTGTGGTTAGGGTCGTTTTCTTTGGGTCTTTTAACCTCAGGTCTAAAATTATAGGACACATAATATGCTTGGTTTTGGCTTGGTCTTATATAAAATGCTTTCTTCTATGCTTTTTTCTTCCCCCTACTTCCAAAACAAAAGCAATTCTTGGTGTTCTTTTGCAGGTTTTCCATGGGCAGCCCATGCCTACAACTGTTCCCGCTGCTCCACATCCACCAGGAATGCGCCCTCGGGTGCGGGCTCGTAGAGGTCAGGCTACAGATCCACACAGCATAGCTGAAAGGGTGAGCTTCTGGATATTTAAAAAACATACTCTGCTGTTATGAAGatctatttatttagtttttggtTGGGATGGTGTTTTCATTTAACTCTAGGGAGAAAATTGCTTTTGTTAATTCCTCAATCAGTTATTTTTCTTCATCGTTCATGTTACCAGCTGCGCAGAGAAAGAATAGCTGAAAGGATCAGGGCCTTGCAAGAACTGGTTCCCAGTGTTAACAAGGTATAGACTACTCAATACTGTCATTTTATTGGACTCTGTAATTTTGCATCATCATCAATAAAATTTAGTTCTTTGAGTTTTGACTGATTTCTGTTTCAATGTATTGTAATGTTGAACACAATtttcatttcttgcttgagtAGAACATAATGACCTATATTGGCACTGTTTGTGTCTGTCTTTGGCAATATGAACGTGTTTGTAGACTTCTTTGAATGTAAAAGTTTCTTGAAACACAATGCTTCAATATATGAATATGTAAATTGCTGGGCGATCTAGGAGCATCCGTTGTTTTTCCCCTCATGTTATTTACTAATAAGATAGTGAATACATTGTACATTTTACATGATAGCACAATATAGTTAATCAAGGAAAACTGCTTCTATCAAAGGGGTTTAAGAGGAAAAATGTTTACCAATGTTCTGCTTAGATGTGAAGTCTAGGGTGCTTGAAAAACGAAATAAGTCTCTTCCCAATTTCAAGATATAATGAAACTTATTTTTTAAGTTGTGGTTCTGCAGTATTCCCCCTGACTTCCTGCACCTGCTGTTGTCTAATTATTTCATTGTTTCTGATGTTAGCTTATGTGTGCTTTGTTCAGACAGATAGAGCTGCTATGCTGGATGAAATTGTGGATTACGTCAAGTTCTTAAGGCTTCAAGTGAAGGTTATTGCCCTTGTGACACTCATCAGATTTCTACAGTTATTTTTGCTATATATCTGTCTGTTCTTATTAGGTCTCAATTTCTAATTAATTACTGCTTATAATGGGAGTTGTTGACTCAGTTGGAGTTTCTCAATGGAAGTATGATTTCCCATATTTTTGTTAGTTGTAAACCCTTTTTCTTCTACAAACATGATAAGAACTTCATGGATTTCTCTAGCCATCACTGGGAGTAGATATTGCTATTTGAATATGACAAATTATAGTGAAATCAAAGCTCCTAATAGGATACAATTTTGAATTTTTCACTGATTTGAAACTACAAGTGCAAAAGACGTTGCGTAATTGTTTATTCATTGGGTTTTTCAGGTCTTGAGCATGAGTAGGCTGGGCGGTGCCGGTGCAGTGGCTCCATTAGTAACCGACATCCCATTATCATCAGTCGAGGTAAGTGTTATGACAAATGTGTAGTTTGCAAAATTTCACTTTCCTGAACGACTCATCAAATTTAGTACCTTGATCAGGAAGAAGGTGGCGAGGGAAGAAACCAACCAGCTTGGGAGAAGTGGTCAAATGATGGCACAGAAAGGCAAGTAGCTAAGCTAATGGAAGAAAATGTCGGCACTGCCATGCAGTTCCTTCAATCAAAAGCACTCTGCATCATGCCAATCTCACTAGCTTCAGCAATATACCAGTCACAACCACCAGACACCTCTAGCATAGTAAAGCCAGAAACTAACCCTCCTTCATAGACACATATAACTAAGTCATGGGGTTCCCTAGGGATTCTTGAATGATCGCAAGTTTACCACCTCATGTTTATACAAACTTACAATAAAGTCGATCCTACCACTTCATTTAAGGGGAAAAGGACAAACAAGTTCCTAATCTTTTATCATGAAGACAAATAAATCCTTCACTAAATTAAACTTCTGTAAATGGGAGACACGTAAGTCCCTCTAGGGATGGTTTGAATTTGTATAGAGGGACTTATGTGTCTCCCGTTTACAAAGGCCAAGAACCAAGAACTTATTCGTAATTAAATTTGGTAAGAGAATTATTTGTCTTCGGAATAAAAGGCTAGGGATTTATTATCATTTTCTCATATTTAAGATATACTCATAGTTTATGGATCCCCATCACTGTGTTGTGAGTGTGTGTAAATATGAGCCTGTGAACTTATGCTCATATAAGAATTCTAGGGGGTTTGCCCCCATCAAGTGGTGCCCCTCGGGCCTACCCTACATTGCTGGGACCCAAGACCCAAGAGTCATTTGTCTGTTCCAAATCCCATCCTTAATTTTAGTCATTGGTTCCATCAAGTTGCAATCAAAGTCAGATGCCATAGTCTTTTTTTCACCTTTCTTTTACCTTTGTTAAATACAGGGTTCTATGTCAAatgcattaaaaaaatagaagCAGGCCCCATCTTGTCTTGCTAGGTTTTCAATTAAAGGGAAGAAAATGTCGAAAGCTTTCTCTTTATGTTTTTGTATCCATGGGTGGGTGTTAGTGGAACATGATGGAAGCACTTTTTTATAGTGGGGgcttaatatttttttggttagTGGGTAGTGGGACCTTGTAAAAGGCTTAGAGTGGtgtgtatattttaattagtgatGTAACCTTAGAGAATTTGAAAATTGTAGAGATGAAATGGATAATGAGTTGCTTTAAGAATGCTGGTTCTTGCAAGTCCAATAGAAAATGATGATGCTTTTTTGTTTGTGACTTGTTTATTCTAAAATAATTGGTCTTCTTATCTATTGGTGTAAGCACAAGTTTGTGGGTGCTCTCTTCACCTAATCTTTATCAGTAAGTTGTAACCTTATGCAACTATAAAGTGACAATAACATTCCATTTTGGTATATATTTCATTCTTGAATATCTAATGACTATGATTTATGAATACCCAATACCAATTTGCCATCGGTTTCTATAATCTATCATAACCTACTAAAATCATTCTTTGCTAATAATAGGTGGGAATGAACTATTCATGTTTATTCTAATGTCAACATTCCTTCAATGTAACTCTCAACTTACCAGACAAGTCATGTCCTAACATGGCACTAAAATGTAGTCCTACGATGTGAAACCATTCATCCTATGCCTTTTGACCTTACAGTCACACCAACATTATTACATGTATGAAAAATGAAGTCACCCCTAATAACAATCACCTTTCATACTTCATGACCCCACTTTCATCCTCCCATTTTGGTTTAGTGTTCAaataactaaataattttttagaggaATCAAAGTTAGGGAAATTAGAGTAAGATTATTACTACCAACATTTGttatgataaataattaaatactatacGTGATACAACATTAATTCTGGCTTTAAAATTACATTTGGTTGGTAAACCAAATAGGCACGAAATAAGGACTAATACTTTTGGTAAAGGGTGCATAAAGCTTCTTTGGAAAAAGGCACTTTCAAATTTTCGTCATGTtcccattttttattattaaaatactaatactcttttaaaaaatatgtgtACACAAGAAATTAGctatgaatatatttatttataactaCATGTACTTTATACAAGTGTTTTTTCTTTAAATACATGATAGAtggattcaaaattttaaatttttaatataaaacatgAATTCATAATAcaatgttttatttattaaaattgtcAGCACAATAGATTAACTTATTCAAGATCGTAATCTCAAAAGATCTTAACTACTTGTTCTATGAATACTTATCAGAAaactttaaatatataaaattttagctCTTTTGGATTAAGTTAGTAAAactcatatatataataaaaaatacaaattcaatAGAGATTATTTCTCCTCTTATTAATCTATTCactttaaaaattcttttttcaGTCAAAATACCTTAAGCTAATAGGTTGAAAAAATCAAGATTTtatgtgaaataaaaaaaaaagtaaattaagtaCGTAAAacgtaaaattttaacaaaatttaaatcgtaaaattgtcaaatatagtaaaaattttgcaaaatgaTTGAATCATTTAAAATGATGATattgaaagattttaaaaactaaatcaagaTTCTAGTTACTAATAAACTTAACTTCACaagaaatagaaatagaaaagagTACATCATGGTCTGCTATGCAACAAGCCACAACACAAACTTTAATGAGGAATAATAAGGCCCATATTTAGATTGGGCTAATAAATTAATGAAAATGGGCCTAAGCCCAAATATCTTTCTTGCCAAAAAAACTGAGCGTCTTTCTTCATTCAGCATTTCCCTTATCAAGAGCTATGCACAGTCAGAGTTTCTCAGTCACAGCAACAAAATGATGGCGTTGTTGCAACAACCATCTTCATCATCAACGTCATGCACCAGCTTCAGTAACCTTCTCATAGTTCCCAATTCAAAACCTAAAACGCAGCGTTTAACTCAGTTCCAATGCAAGAAGATGAGCAAACCAATTTCGCTCAAGTGTTCCTATTCCCCTTACTCAATGGAGCAGCAAACTCAGCAATCGCAGTCACAGTCACACGTGGCGTGCCCTAAGCCATCGGAGATTCAGTGGAAGAAGGAGCTATGCAACTCCGTCAGCCTCATCGGCGTCGTCGCCGCACCGGTGGAGATCAAGAACTTCCCCTCCGGCAAGGTTCTCGCATGGACCCGCCTCGCCGTTAAGAAGAACGCCACCCAGACTTCATGGTAACTATCTTCGAAACCGGAtttttattcattcattcattcattttttcTTGTGAAATTATATTATGCATTTGCTtcaatggaaggaacacaattCTCTTGTTTCTTTTGGAGAAATTAGTCTTAGGGTTTGGAAGTGATAAATTTGTGTTAGCCATTGGAATAATATTTGAGTCGTCTTTCGTGGATTCATAATATGCTTGTATCAGATTAGGCTACTCTTTATTCGAAAATGGACGACTAGTTAGTGTTTGGTGATCGATGAGGGACGGATTTGTGCAGTGTGGGATGAATTCGTCATATTCAAATTCTATAGGAGATTGAGAGGTTACTACATGCATAAATTCTTGTTAGAGAGGACTTGTATGAGTTTGTTACATCTGTTTGGTCTAGTGCTCAAATTTAGTAAGAATACATGGATATTTTTTTCCCCCCTTGAGACTAATAGTATAGGAGCTAAGAATGTGCGAGAGATTATTAGTACATGGCATGAGGGTCGCATCCGATAAGGTCTTAAAATAGATGTATGCAGCTGTTGTTAAATGCTAAGCAGAgagactgcttctagaatttgaACGTTTGACCTTCAAGTTACAAAATAGAAGGTTTACCTTCAAGGGTCGCACGATGAAACTAAGGATTAGAAGCTTAGTCGGACAGTTAGTATTGATACTAAGCGACCTCAGAGCTATAGTAATCTTTTTGTGTCAATGTAGAGATGTGCTAGTGTGTATAATGTCTGTTTGGTTTCCCTTGTttgtttttgatttattttatttgattgttttgttcttgtgtgtgcACTCAATGTCTTTatgttttttgcttttcttttgcaAGCACCTTTTATTATTGCATTGCATTccatttcttgttatttttgcttttcacaaagtttatatttttattctctttaGTAAGCACCTTTGGGTTCTACTGGATTGTATAACCAACCCCTTgttattattctcttttttttttgtcatccaCCTTCTTTTCTGGTTTTTCTAATGAAATTTTGTTTTAGAGAATGTCAAAtgatttgaaaatttgagttttaTCTTAATACCACAGCAAACTCCTCATTTTGTGCTGACTTAAAATAAAAGTGTCTTTCTCAAAGAAGCTTGTTTTTGTAATCAGGATTAATTTGACGTTCTGGGATGAGCTGGCCCATGCTGCTTTTCATCATGTACAGAAAGGCCATCAAATTTACGTCTCTGGTCGTTTGGTGACGGATACAGTTGAAAGTGATGAAGGGAAGCAACAAACCTACTACAAGGTTTTTGTAATTACCGATGAATAGTttacttttgtaattttgttttcTCGCTGCTGTCTGCAAGTGCATCACTGTTATGTTCTCTCAGGTGGTTGCTCAGCAACTGAATTTCATTGAAGGGAATTTCTCGCCAGGATCCTCACATGATCAAGACTCCGATTACACGACGTCTGGTATGACTTCTACTCTGAGGAATATAATGCTAACCTCAGGACGATTTGTTTTTCACCAAGATGACATTGACTATCTTCTGCTATTATCTCAGGTAAAAAAGCAAGTTATCCGGCAACGAATACTGGTTCTGTAGTTGAGTTATGGCAAGCATTCTTTGCTAGCCCAGGGGAGTGGTGGGACAATAGGAAAAACAAGGTaagttttcaattttaatatagaAAAGTTGAATATTTGGTTGTGCTATTCCCTTTTAGCATTATGGATAAGTATTGTGTGCTGGCCATTGTTTCTTGTTTTTGGAGTTGCTTTGCCCGGGCACCCATACATTATCAAATTTACTTTGGCTTTACTGATTTATTGATTTCGTTTATTTTAAAGCACAAAAGTTTAAGGATAGATGAAAGCATCTGGTTCCAAGTCCATGGCATGTATTAGGTCTTATTGAGATTCAAATAATAGTCATAATTAATCTGATTGATTTCATAAGCTCCTTTCATTCTCATGTCCTTACAGTTTTTCATGCTTTCCATTTTAGCATGAAGAGCATGAAGCGTCAGTTATTGCATTGAACCATAACAAAGGGAAAAATCCCAACATTTGGCAGCTTTGGATTATATTTAGTAGATCAAATCTAATTAACAATTCAATTCCTCAACTGTGGCTGAACTAACTCATGGAACACCCCTCTGAATTCTTTTTATAGCCATGTCTAACTTGCTTCTTAAAGTAGTTTCATTTTTTTCGAAGTCATCATGAATTTGTTACGctttatatgttaaaatatatacaTTTAAAATTGCAGAGGAACCCAAAAGGCCCTGATTTTAAGCACAAAGATACAGGCGAAGCTCTGTGGGTCGATGGCAGATACAATCCACCATGGGTCAAGTCCCAACTCGAAATATTGGATTCGAGAATGGGATCCCTATCGGGTCACAACTCTAGGATGCCTGTAGATATGGTGACTGCAGATGAGATGTTTTCTTTCTGAAGGTTCACTGAATCCTTGTCGGAACCAAAATTCAATGTCAACTGTGGAACTTCTTTGTACAGTTTCCAATTTACCcacaaatttttattctttttcatgtGGCCGTTGTTTGTAATCTGTGGTGGTAATTGGTAAATCAACCGGGATGATCATAGTCGATACTGAATTTTGCATGTATACTTAATTATATAGTACTATCTTCTGAATCTTCATAGGGAGAATTATCCAAGTTTCTTTTATTGTGATAGCTACACTCAATGACGGAGAGGCTGATTGTTTCATTGCTAGCATTTTGGATAATATCTTGTATGGTTTAATGGCATTTGAGAACTTACAATGGGAATCTATTTGACCAAACCTGATATTTTTTAACAGAAGATTTGATTAATAAAGCAGCTACATTAGTTGGTCAATGGAATAGAGTCAATAACCTATACAATATTAGAATCCAGAAGGAAAGTGTAATATAAGCACAGTTATCTAGTTATCAttgtactttttatttatttatcatcattGGATAGAGTGTAGACTCTAATTATATTGGGATTcacatttattttgatttttc contains:
- the LOC112737533 gene encoding protein OSB1, mitochondrial, translated to MMALLQQPSSSSTSCTSFSNLLIVPNSKPKTQRLTQFQCKKMSKPISLKCSYSPYSMEQQTQQSQSQSHVACPKPSEIQWKKELCNSVSLIGVVAAPVEIKNFPSGKVLAWTRLAVKKNATQTSWINLTFWDELAHAAFHHVQKGHQIYVSGRLVTDTVESDEGKQQTYYKVVAQQLNFIEGNFSPGSSHDQDSDYTTSGKKASYPATNTGSVVELWQAFFASPGEWWDNRKNKRNPKGPDFKHKDTGEALWVDGRYNPPWVKSQLEILDSRMGSLSGHNSRMPVDMVTADEMFSF
- the LOC112737520 gene encoding transcription factor UNE12 encodes the protein MANRHPSEAPAADDFLEQILGLPNFASADSTLAGGTGASSLAAAAAAAAAASPAAPMMLQLSSDDASAAYLVGATAGGGFHPPPVYELGLSLEQGNGGGFLKPEDASGSGKRFRDDVVDGRAKNVFHGQPMPTTVPAAPHPPGMRPRVRARRGQATDPHSIAERLRRERIAERIRALQELVPSVNKTDRAAMLDEIVDYVKFLRLQVKVLSMSRLGGAGAVAPLVTDIPLSSVEEEGGEGRNQPAWEKWSNDGTERQVAKLMEENVGTAMQFLQSKALCIMPISLASAIYQSQPPDTSSIVKPETNPPS